TTGGGTATATATATGCACCATATTCAagtaacctatatatatatattccacccTTTTATCCATCTTTCATCCTCCAAAAGTCCTTCATTGTGCATGGTAACTCTAATATCTATATACGATGAGCTAACGATTTGAGCCAAACTTATTCGAGTCAAGCACATGAGTATTATCCGAATTGAGCCGAGTTTATAAGAGtatgtgtcatttaaaattcGTTTCAATTTTTGTGTTCAtgaatgatttatttattaatcaaATGAAGGCTGAATCGAGCTAAGCTAAGTTGAGCCGAGTCAAATTCACAAGTGACTAGGCTCATTTAACAACCCTAATTCTATACTCATTTGTTTAAAATCAaagttaataatatttttaagtacAATTGATGAGCTAGTAGAAAGTCACAAGGGCCATGGAAgtgggttcggccacctcaTATTGgctcaggggcggagccagctcccccaaccaaattgaaaaaaaagctttggggggccaaaatgagaaaaaataataaaatttggggtaaaattttaattatttatttattttttttttggggagaaccTTTGGCCCCCCCCCCAAGCTCCTtagtggctccgcccctgtatTGGCTAGTCTAGGGTGGCCAAATTCACccatggccattgggggtggttcgacaaaccccaaaaggccaaagaaaaaaaataaaataaaattgagggtTGGCCCCTTAGGAGTGGTTTAGGAAGAaaaatttgggggtggccaaaatgGGGTCGCTGGccaccccaaatttttttttttttttttgttcattttgttttttaaaacaaaaaagaaataagtattttttttaataatttcttagGTCCTACATGATATTGAAACTTTAAGTATTACTTGTGATAAGTGGTCCATGGGGATGGTAAACTAAACACGCGGAATGAGGGATATGTATCAACATTTTAATGGAAGTGACATGCACGACCATTAAAAAAAGATGATTGTTTCCTACACAACACAGGTACAACTTcacaacactccctcacatgggggtggaCCCTACACATTGGGGCCCACCTCCATGTGAAGGAGTGTTGTGAAGTTGTTGTACATGTGTtgtataaatatcattttccttaaaaaaaataagaaaagtgaTTCTTGTACTCACAGTGCACAACACCAAGACACAATGGAGTGAGCCCAATGTGTAGGCCCCACTTTATTGTGTTTTACTGTTGTATATTTGTTGTGCACGGtgagtatttttatcattttccaaaaaatagaCGGAGGCTAAATGGAAAATAccaactagattttttttattaacaagaaGTACTAATTATcacatattttgaaattgaggcGGTGATTTGgtatgttattaaaaaaaaaaaaacatatgtacATGTGAGATGTGAGGTTtaacccaaattttttaaaacaaaaccgaTTGGCAGCGTTGCTATTGCCGAAAACCGATCAAAACCCGCGTCGCAGTCACACCCTCCTCCGCCGGCAATACAAACAAAGCATacttgagaaaataaataatgcattTCAACGGGAAACCTACCAGAGCCTGTTCTTTTCCATTCATGGCTCTCTCCcactcctctctctttctctcccgcTCTCACTCCTCCTTCCCTTCCAACCCTAATCTCACCCGCTTCTGCACCCTCCCTCGGCGCACCCAAACCCTATCCTGCAGTACCAACAACTCCACCTCCGACAAGAAATCGTTTGCGGTGGCCACCGGGGAGCTCTTTCTGGGGCTGGCCTCGCGTCTCTTCGTCAAGAGGCCCAGGAGAGGGCCGAACGGCGAGATGGGCTCGGTGGTGATGTTGGAGGACTCTGGGCCGTACGATGAGAGGATTGGGGCAGTGGTGAAGGACGAGGCTGAGCCCCAGGTGATATGGGAGCAGCGCGTCAAGGACGTGGAGGCGGAGCGCCGACGCCGTGTCGTTACGAGCCCCGGGTTTAGCTTCTCCGCCGCTGGCCTTTTGTTTCCCTACCATCTTGGGGTCGCTCAGTTTCTCATTGAGAAGGGTTATATCaaggttattatttttcctactatatttttttttttttttgtaaacaacTGTGGAATGGTTAAATGTGAATTTGAAGAATTTCCACGTATTgggattttaaaatttattgcGAAACAACGAGTGGACAATTCTCTTTTGTGTGTTTTAAACCATGAAtggtgccaaaaaaaaaacagggtttATTCCCTTAAAGCTTTTCTAGTACAAATGCTTATGTGTATTGGTTTTTGTGATTCTAGAATAGGGTCTTTCAATTTTTGCTAAAATGGACCCCTTTGTTGATGGTACATATAAGTTTGAAAGCACAAGTGGGCATCTATAAATCAACGCGTTCTTCAAAGAGAATTTTATAGTTGAGAGGTTGAATATACTAGTGACGAGGTTAGAGTGTGCTTGTGTTCTGCTTTTTGATAGCGAATACAGCTTGGGACCTGAAAGTTCCTATATCTTTCTGGTCTTGTGTTTTCGTTCGTTTCTTTAAAAGCATCCCCCTTGCTTTATCTGGGGTAAAGttaatcaaaatcattttaCTGGTAGTAACACTCGtaagttttttatattcaacattttgttttcaatatttaCTCCGGCATTCATAACCAGTATGTATATTCTGATACAGGAAACCACACCTTTAGCTGGTTCCTCAGCGGGTGCGATAGTCTGTGCGGTAGTTGCCTCTGGAGCCAGTATGCAAGAGGCATTGAAAGCTACCAAAATACTGGCTGAAGATTGCCGGAATAGAGGGACGGCATTTCGGCTTGGGGTATGTCACAGTGTCACTTCTTCAGTTGTGCAAAGGATATATGGTTCAGTACTGATATTTCTAGGTCgagtaatattttaattgattCATGTTTGAAGAATAGTGGTAAATGGTTGTCTGGGTCAGTAATTACCATAATTCTTAATAGTTTCAGTGCATGTGATCCAACATTGATCTCTCTTTGTAGGAATTTGAGCCTCTTCATATCTGATTGATAATTTCTACTCTTATCAAAATGAATGTCTACATTAGTAGTGGCGTTCTTAGCCTTTCCCGCACCTTCATTGGTATAGAACATTAGgccatgttttttgtttttttttttgtttttgtttttgttttctgttctcaagaaaaatacattaataaacaacttaaaacataaaacactcttcaaaacacaaaacacttctaaaaacagtttttaaatttcacatcagaacactttttgaaaccaaaaacaaaaaagacccTCAGAACACATTAAGATACCCTTATATGCTGAGAAATACATATACTTTATATCTGATGTCCAAGATAGAGTATTTTGACATACTTGTGTCAAGAGATTATATCTGGACCTTATCAACAgattatatttacttttttttttttggcttttctgCAGTATTAAGATCAATTTGTGAAATTAATTAGTGTAAGATATGCCGTTGTAGAACAAAAAGTCCTGCTACATCCAGTGGTGAAAGTTGTCTTGAGAATAGACATTGTGAATCATTCTTGTTTTTATAGTCAATATGATCTTTGTATGACAAGGTTCGTATGGTAAGTGAGTATGTATGGGACTTAGAAACTACTGTATTAAACTTGAATGGATTATGGATATATTTTTGGGTCAAAATATGATTTTAGTCCCTGCTCTGTTTCAGATTCAAATTTTGTTCCTGAGCTATTGATTATTTCTATTTGGTCCTTGAAGTTTTAGAAATCTCTCAATGCTACCCTTAACCTTTCTTACCATCACTTTGCAAATGGCAATTCCGATTATATatgtaaaaccttttttttttttttttttttttttttttttttttttttttttttataagtaagaagatttcattaaaaaaagcgtaaggcgacCCTAAGTACATAAGAAGTATACACAGAAACAACTCAGCTAGCCTAcataaaaaacccaagaaaacccacaaggatcTACAAACCCACATGAAACTCAAAATACATTAGAAGCCCCCAACAGAcaccatcaaacacccaagatacaaaagaaGCCCCCCAGAAAAACCCTATTAAGCACTCAAACCTGCCCCAAAAACCCCCaaagaaaacaccaaaaacccACACAACCACCACCCAAAACCCAAGCCGAAATACAAAGCAAGCCCAAATTACAAAGCAAACccaaataacaaagaaaaaaccagagctacaggaaaaaaaattgcagtggCGCTAGTGCGTGGCGGCCTTCGGTGCCGGCGTGGAACTGTCTGGAGATGACGCGGAATTTGCCGGAGAAGCCACTTGTGAGGCGTGTGCACGGAGAAAAGGCCCCAAACACCGTAGATCTAACTCCCAAGCTTTAGATACTCTCTCGGTCACGCGCGCCAGTACACGGCTCGTGGTGGCGACCGGCTGTTGCTCCGACGGTGGGGAAGAGCCGGGACGCGACGGAGAGTGCTCCGGTGAGGCACGTGCACGGAGAGGAGGTCCCAATTGCCGTAGATCTACAACCCAAGAAAAAGACCCAAATACCCACAAACATCGGCACGACAGTGTTCACAGTAGCGGCGTCAATGGAAAAGACCGGAATAGGTTGGCGAGGCCTCTAGCGGGGTGTAAGTATGTTGAAGAACACCCAACCACTGCAAATCTAAACTCAAAAACAGAGAagcccaaaacaaaaagaacaaaaagaagaagagagaccCCTAGACCTAAGCTTTGAAGAAAGCTGGAAGAGGATGGAGGAGAGGAGTGCCTCTCCTCCCTCCACACTAGACGAAAACAGAGAAGCTACCAAGAGTTTAGGCAGAGAGGGAGACATGTAAAACCCTTGGAAAGCAATTGATCTAAGATGGAGAATTAATGAAGAATCTAGGATAAAGAGGGTAGAAAGAAGGTTGAGGATCCCCCGTTGGAGTTTtaggatgccattgaagaggacctTTTTTCAGGTTGTAAAGCTTGCGTGTCCAAAGAACAAAGGTAGGAAGGAGGTGTTGAACCTAAATAGCTCTATTAACTACGGCGATGCAAGCGTGTCTTCTCGGAGAGGAAAAGGCAAGAATCACGTGCTGTAGCGTGTATGCTCCATGTGGGTTCTGGGTTTTAGGGtcttagggttgagggtttatttgggttttttcCTTGTGGGCAGTTTTGTTCGTTTCTGTATATATTTCCTATGTATGTAGAGGCACcttacactttttatttttattttttattttttataaaatttattacttataaaaaaaaaataaagagggtAGAAAAGAAGTTCATCAATTCAAACATGTCAGTTCAAAATGTGGGTCTATGGTTTATCATGGTACAATCTGTACTATGGATTTTTCTTGTTGCAAAGTGGAATCCTATCTGATAGAACAATGATAATTTGGCTATTAAACCGTGCTCATCTATGTGAGttctcattgatatatatagaagaatacAAGAGAGTTTGAATAACAATACATAACTGCATCTACTTCCTATTCAATAGGACTAGAACTCTTATCTAActtatctcttatctatctATCATAGAGTTTGAATTCTAATATAACTGAACCTTATCTAGCTTAACACTAGAGTTTGAGTAGAAGTTGATTTCCTAGGTAGGATCCTTAATACCCTCCCGCAAGATCAATGGGGAAGATCGCACGTTGAGCTTGAAAATAGGTGCTGAAAACGTTGGGAGACTAGTGGTTTAGGAAGAACATCAGCAAGTTGATCTGAACTAGGAATGAACCGGATTTCCAAGGATTTATCAGCTACTCGATCACGAACAAAGTGAAAATCGATCTCCACATGCTTTGTACGAGCATGAAAAACTGGATTAACCGACATGTATGTAGctccaatattatcacaccaaagaGTTGGTGGAGAACGTAAACTGATTCCAAGTTCTTGAAGTAAAGCACGAATCCATAGGAGTTCGGCAGTAGTGTTTGCAACTGCTTTATACTCTGCTTCTGTTGAGGACCTAGATACTGTAGGTTGTTTGCGTGAGCTCCAAGACACCAAGTTagaaccaagaaaaacacaatatgCACCTGTGGATCGTCGATCATCTGGGCATCTAGCCCAGTCAGCATCCGAGTATGCTTGCAACTGAAGAGAAGAAGTACGGCTAATAAGAAGACCATGAGAAAGCGTGTGTTTCAAGTACCGAAGGATTCTTTTAACTGCTTGCCAATGATGCTGAAGAGGGCAGTGCATAAACTGGCACACTCTATTTACTGCAAACCCTAATCTGGTCTGGTGAAAGAGAGATACTGTAATGACCCTACAGTGCTGCGATATAGGGTTGGATCTTCCATTGGATCAccagagaaggaaaagagacTTGAAGAAGACGCCATTGGAGAAGAGATAGGCTTGGCTTCatgcatttttgttttcttcaagagATCCAATATATATCGTttctgagagagaagaagacccGCTTCAACTTTATTGACTTCAACACCTAAAAAATAGTGAAGAGCACCTAATTCTTTTACGGCAAAATCAACACCGAGAAGCTTCTAAAGTTCTGTAGTTGCAGCTGGATCCGATGCTGTGATTATTATGTCATCGACATAAATTAGGAGATAAATAGTTACTGTCTTGGTGCAATAAATGAAGAGAGAAGTGTCGGCCTTAGAACCCACAAAACCAATCTGAAGTAACTTATTACTGAGGCGAGAAAACCAAGCGTGGGgggcttgttttaagccataaatcGCCTTTTGAAGCTTGCACACATGATTAGGAAAGCTGGGATGAAGAAAACCAGGTGGTTGGACCATGTATACATCCTCGGATAGAAAACCATGCAAGAATGCATTCTGAATATCAATCTGCTTGATTGACCAACCTGCTGAAAAGGCAAGAGAAAGAACTGTCCGAATGGTTGTAGGCTTGACAACAGGACTATAGGTCTCTCCAAAATCAACACCGGCCTGTTGATGAAAGCCCTTAGCAACTAGACGTGCTTTATGTCGTTCTATGGACCCATCAGCTTTCCTCTTAAGCTTGAATACCCATTTACAGCATACAAGATTCTGAGAAGGCTGCTTAGCAACAAGAGACCAGGTTTGGTTTTGAAGGAGAGCATTAAATTCAACTTGCATAGCATTTCTCCATTCCAGAACTTTTACTGCATTGGAGAAGCAAGTTGGTTCAATAAGAGCTGAATCTGTTTCTACCACTAAAACCTGTGGAACTGGGTATCGGATGGTGCCATCTGTAAGTTGCCTTTGCTGAAAAATGTGATTCATTGACCTTGTACACATGGGATGTACCCGAACAGGAGGACTATTCGTGTGAGAGTTGGAATTAGGCAGGCTAATCTCAGCAGAGGTAGGAGAAGGAGAACTCAAAAAAGAATTAGAAGGAGAGACAACTGCTGGAATTTGTAGCTGAGAAGTGACAGGAGGTGTTGGAAGTAAAGGAGGAAGAACCGGTGCCTGAACTggtgaaggagaaggagaaacaGGAGAGACAGCAGCAAAGGGAAATTGATCTTCATGGAAGATGACATCTCGGGAGATGTACACCCGGCCAAAATCAATGTGAAGACATTTATAGCCTTTATGATGTTGACTATACCCAAGAAAGAGACTCTTTGGAACGTGGAGAAAACTTATGAGAATTATAGGGTCTTAAGTTTGGAAAGCAAGCACAGCCGAACACCTTAAGAAACTTATAATCCGGAATTTGATTAAAAAGTTTCTCAAAAGGTGATTTATTTTGTAACAAAGGTGTTGGGAAACGGTTAATAAGATAGCATGAAGTGAGACAAGCCTCATCCCAAATTTTTTGAGGGAGATGGCTTTCAGCCAAGAGAGCTAGAGTAGTGTCAATAAGATGCCTATGTTTTCTTTCTACACATCCTTGTTGTTGGTGTGTATGAGGTCAAGAGATATGATGAGTTATGCCATGAGTTTGAAAATACGAATGAAGGGTGCGATATTCGCCATCCCAATCAGATTGAACGcttattattttggaatttaGTAGACGTTCAACCATGGTTTGAAATTGGAGAAAGGTTGGCATAACATCAGATTTAGCTTGAATTGGATAAACCCAAGTGTAACGACTATAAGCATCAATAAAGGACACATAAAACCGATTTCCATTAATTGAAAGAGTTGGGGAAGGTCCCCATACATCGGAATAAACTAATTCTAAAGGTTTACAAATGctggaagtagaagaagaaaacggcAATTGATGACCCTTAGCTTGTGGACAGATCTTGCAAGCAGTGGATGAGAAGGTGATTAgtcttttcttcattctttttacACAGAAGCCACCAATTAGCTAAAGAGAAGCCCTTCTTTCTAAGGGTATCTACCGTGAGAATTCTATCAAGTGCTGTTGTCCACAAGAAGAAAGCAGCGCGAGGAGGCGCCTTAACCTTCCAAACACTTCTCTATGGAAAAGAACTGTGCTCACATAACTGCAACAGAGTAGAATAACTCTTTACTATAAATCTCTGGCTGCTAGAAGGAGTCCACAACAAGTTGTCCATTTCCCTCGGATGCGTCTTTTCGATGAATACAAGAGACTAAAGAAAGAGTCAAAAGATTCCAGTTCCCAATCACGTGCAACCCTAATGAAACTAGGGTTCCAATGGATAAAGGAACTGGATAGGTCTAAATAATTAGACATAGAGGCCTCCTTGTTTCGAGCAATGGGAATAGAGTTATGGAAAAGAATGCTTAAGTGGCTCTATTCCACACTATacatcatgccagaaactaatGTGAGAACCATCCCCAACCTTGTAGGAtagaaaattggaaaaagaacccCAACCATTTCTAATATTCCTCCAAAAGCTCACCCCATAAGGATCTTGAGCTTCCTCTGAGCACCAACCTCCTCTCTTGAGCCCATACTTCGAATCAATCACCTGTCTCCATAATGAATGGTCCTCATGCccaaatctccaaagccatttaccaAGAAGATCCTTGTTGAATACCATCAACTTTTTAATACCCAACCTCCCTTTGGAAACAGGGTTGCAAACTGTCTTCTAATTAACCAGATGTATTTTGGGATCCCCACCTGGACCATCCCAAAGATCTCTGAAGGCACTCCAATCGCCTAGCTATACCTGCTGGTAAGAGGGAAAAAAAGTATGTAGGAAGACTAGATAACGTGCTCTTGATGAGCGTAAGATGCCCCACCTTTGACAAGTAGATCTTTTTTCAGCTAGCCAACCTTTTTTCCATTCTCTCAACTACCCGATCCCAAATAGCTCTTGATTTGAAGGGGGCACCTAGAGGAAGACTCAGGTATTTCataggaaaagaagaaattctACAACTGAGAATACCAGCGAACTCCTCTATCTTAGGAACCTCCCCAACTGCGACTAACTCAGATTTTTGGAGCTTGATCTTCAATCCCAAAATGGTCTCAAAGCATAGGAGAATGTGATCTAGATTATAGATATGTTCACTATCACACATAATAAgtgtatcatctgcaaacaaaaGGTGAGAAACTTCCTAAGAGGAAGTGTTGATACTGTTAACAAAACTGATAGTTAGGACCCACTCATTTTGTTTTTCACACATTTGTATAGATAAATATGGGATTAAAAAAGTCAATTATACTAACAATATTGATTTTTGGAAGTTTGTGAATCTAAAGCTCTTAAACTAGCAGCACTATGGCAATAGAGAGCCAACTTGATTAATATAAAGTGTTTGCTCAAACTATCTTAATTTTTTCCAATGTCTCTTTGCATAGGCTGTTCTTCGGGATGTTCTTGACAAGTTTCTGCCAGATGATGCTCATATTAGGTCCAGTGGTAGGGTTCGTGGTAAGAATTGTTCGGTTTCCTTAAATGTGCATATTATGGTATGTGTCTAGAAATTTTTGCTATGGCTAACTCTTTTGACTCGAGTTTTATGGTTGAGTATATGTATGAATGTGCATATATGTAAATGTATATCTAtagtgcttatggagggaaaggAATGGGGGCCTATTATTGGTACCTCATGGATATCTTGCACCAAATCTGCCGCTTCAGATTCAAGAAGTAGCTTATGGAAGTTACCAGAAGAACCTGTAGTATTCCCCTATATTTTTGTaatgaaaagaaacaaaaataaaaagattaaatgcAGTTTATAAAGAAACAAGGCAATGAAATGCATAAATGGGTTA
The sequence above is drawn from the Alnus glutinosa chromosome 11, dhAlnGlut1.1, whole genome shotgun sequence genome and encodes:
- the LOC133882602 gene encoding uncharacterized protein LOC133882602, which encodes MHFNGKPTRACSFPFMALSHSSLFLSRSHSSFPSNPNLTRFCTLPRRTQTLSCSTNNSTSDKKSFAVATGELFLGLASRLFVKRPRRGPNGEMGSVVMLEDSGPYDERIGAVVKDEAEPQVIWEQRVKDVEAERRRRVVTSPGFSFSAAGLLFPYHLGVAQFLIEKGYIKETTPLAGSSAGAIVCAVVASGASMQEALKATKILAEDCRNRGTAFRLGAVLRDVLDKFLPDDAHIRSSGRVRVAVTQILWRPRGLLVDQYDSKEDLINAVFTSSFIPGYLAPRPATMFRNRLCIDGGLTLFMPPTSAAQTVRICAFPASRLGLKEIGISPDCNPENRASPRELFNWALEPAEDYVLDQLFEVGYKDAAVWAEKNPVEVVEDGNPLVGNGFASSS